In Papaver somniferum cultivar HN1 chromosome 1, ASM357369v1, whole genome shotgun sequence, a genomic segment contains:
- the LOC113308530 gene encoding uncharacterized protein LOC113308530 has product MKGMVKISKRGVVEEHMNTPIIVIITETFVSEFRGVLTLAIDTSSGVLINLDLPEVDEFNKKVKYSPARRRYWAWLRTNYGTTWHASYVIKSLSTTRTRNLGVSSAKTNLNMIYHVKGDRDTSAFTVMEKTSSKLMKCTAKEHINRGEKAHK; this is encoded by the exons ATGAAGGGAATGGTGAAAATCAGTAAAAGAGGTGTTGTAGAGGAACACATGAATACTCCGATAATTGTTATTATTACTGAAACATTTGTAAGCGAATTCCGAG GTGTACTTACATTAGCTATTGACACTTCCTCTGGAGTGTTGATCAATCTGGATTTACCAGAAGTCGATGAATTCAACAAAAA GGTAAAATATTCACCAGCGAGGCGACGGTACTGGGCTTGGTTGAGAACAAATTATGGTACTACATGGCATGCATCATATGTAATAAAAAGTTTGAGTACGACGAGGACGAGGAACCTTGGTGTATCAAGTGCAAAAACAAATTTGAATATGATATACCATG TAAAGGGTGACAGAGATACGTCAGCATTCACAGTGATGGAAAAGACATCATCAAAGTTGATGAAATGCACCGCCAAAGAACAT ATTAACAGGGGAGAAAAGGCACACAAGTGA